In Helicobacter bilis, a genomic segment contains:
- a CDS encoding single-stranded-DNA-specific exonuclease RecJ, which produces MPSDSAINTQHDFNAIKKGLQTFSHINEIESILKQRFKDFCFHTLKDIPHPKELHNNMEASLFVCQSILKNEKIVIVGDYDTDGICATSIMLDFFNELSYNNVAFAMPNRFIHGYGFSVKLFHEILKDHSDVKVIITVDNGVSSFQAAELCREHNIGLIITDHHTLEVDSNKDQKIPYCNFMINPQQAICNFPYSEICGSLVAWYFCCAIKISMLNLCSDSNTKNNQTKKLLNCYEKNLKNIRMESFLLLVGIATIADVMPLNAINHTICKYALKHIPHSKRYAFQALMENLKSSIDSQVLGFRIIPLLNAAGRISDGKIALSFLRSTSLSNARFYLKQLKDLNTQRKLLQDEVTNKAFQSISQIPQNENMLCAVGEDWHEGVLGIVAGKMADEFQKPCFVLTNTNGVCKGSGRSAGDVDLISSMQKIGHLMQRYGGHVGAVGLELKDYNLESFIKSFKPISHNIEKKENVLGILNSHLINYELFSCITSFEPFGNGNPLPKFLCEMEILECKKTGQGFREFHFKRTENSSIKGMFFNQKYADYNFTIGSILCFRATIALDSQSFYTTQNRQIMLIIDRVYTE; this is translated from the coding sequence ATGCCTAGTGATTCTGCTATAAACACGCAGCATGACTTTAATGCGATCAAAAAAGGCTTACAAACCTTTAGTCATATTAATGAGATAGAATCTATTTTAAAACAAAGATTCAAAGACTTTTGCTTTCATACATTAAAAGATATACCGCACCCAAAAGAACTTCATAATAATATGGAAGCAAGTCTTTTTGTATGTCAAAGCATATTAAAGAATGAAAAGATTGTAATCGTTGGAGATTATGATACTGATGGGATTTGTGCGACTTCTATTATGCTTGATTTTTTTAATGAGCTTTCATACAATAATGTAGCCTTTGCTATGCCTAATCGCTTTATACATGGCTATGGCTTTAGTGTGAAGCTGTTTCATGAGATTCTAAAAGACCATAGCGATGTAAAAGTGATTATAACCGTTGATAATGGTGTGAGTAGCTTTCAAGCAGCAGAGCTATGCAGAGAGCATAATATAGGATTGATAATCACAGATCATCATACACTTGAAGTAGATAGCAATAAAGACCAAAAGATTCCATATTGTAACTTTATGATTAATCCGCAACAAGCAATATGTAACTTCCCTTATAGTGAGATTTGTGGAAGCTTAGTGGCGTGGTATTTTTGCTGTGCGATAAAGATTAGTATGCTAAATCTTTGTAGTGATTCTAACACTAAGAATAATCAAACAAAAAAGCTTTTAAATTGCTATGAAAAGAATCTAAAAAATATAAGAATGGAATCTTTTCTACTGCTTGTAGGTATCGCAACAATCGCTGATGTCATGCCGCTAAATGCGATAAATCACACGATTTGTAAATACGCCTTAAAGCACATTCCACATAGTAAGAGATATGCCTTTCAAGCCCTTATGGAGAATCTAAAAAGTAGTATTGACTCTCAAGTGCTAGGCTTTAGAATCATTCCGCTTTTAAATGCGGCAGGTAGGATTAGCGATGGTAAAATCGCCCTATCTTTCCTGCGCTCAACTTCATTATCAAATGCTAGATTCTATCTCAAGCAGTTAAAAGACCTAAACACACAAAGAAAACTTTTACAAGATGAGGTAACTAATAAAGCCTTTCAATCCATTAGCCAAATACCTCAAAATGAGAATATGCTATGTGCGGTGGGTGAAGACTGGCATGAAGGTGTGCTAGGGATTGTAGCGGGTAAAATGGCTGATGAGTTTCAAAAGCCCTGCTTTGTTTTAACAAATACAAATGGCGTATGTAAGGGCAGTGGTAGAAGTGCTGGTGATGTAGATCTCATCTCTAGCATGCAAAAAATAGGACATTTAATGCAGCGATATGGGGGACATGTGGGAGCTGTGGGGCTGGAATTAAAAGATTATAATCTAGAATCTTTTATAAAATCTTTCAAGCCAATTTCTCATAATATAGAGAAAAAAGAGAATGTTTTAGGTATATTAAACTCACATTTAATTAATTATGAGCTTTTTTCATGTATCACAAGTTTTGAGCCTTTTGGAAATGGGAATCCACTGCCAAAATTTCTCTGTGAAATGGAGATACTTGAGTGTAAGAAAACCGGGCAAGGCTTTCGTGAATTTCACTTTAAACGGACAGAAAATAGCAGTATTAAAGGCATGTTTTTTAATCAAAAGTATGCAGATTATAACTTTACTATCGGTTCTATATTATGTTTTCGTGCAACAATAGCCCTTGATTCTCAAAGCTTTTATACTACGCAAAATAGGCAAATCATGCTTATAATCGATAGAGTTTATACAGAATAG